In one Trichlorobacter lovleyi SZ genomic region, the following are encoded:
- a CDS encoding tyrosine-type recombinase/integrase, which produces MPKRIVPLSDIQVSKAKPKDKDYNLFDGGGLYLLVTSTGGKLWRMKYRFEGKERRIAFGSYPEISLADARRRKEEARKLVANGTDPGNLKKAQKQAGEDRTANSFEVIAREWFGAFQNQWTPGHATKLFSRLERELFPYIGAMPIEEIKAPDVLKVLKRIESRGILETAHRVKTIISQVLRYAIAHGHRADRDCTADLRGALPPARAKHFGALTDPKEVAPLLRAIDSFQGSFVVKCALQLSPMLFCRPGELRGMEWAELNLDSAEWNIPVERMKLKNQTKQDRKGQFHLVPLSSQAVQILRELHPLTGHSKYVFPCHRTPLRPMSENAITAALRRLGYTGSEMTGHGFRATARTILDEVLGFRPDIIEHQLAHAVRDANGRAYNRTSFLKDRRQMMQQWADYLDGLKAGAKVISIRQVV; this is translated from the coding sequence ATGCCTAAAAGGATTGTACCCCTCTCCGACATTCAAGTTTCCAAGGCCAAACCCAAAGACAAAGACTACAATCTATTTGACGGTGGCGGCCTCTACCTACTCGTTACATCAACAGGCGGCAAACTCTGGCGGATGAAATACCGCTTTGAAGGTAAAGAGCGCCGGATTGCATTTGGATCTTATCCTGAGATCTCTTTGGCAGATGCAAGAAGGCGGAAAGAGGAAGCCCGGAAGCTCGTCGCAAACGGTACTGATCCGGGAAATCTAAAGAAGGCACAAAAGCAAGCCGGTGAAGACAGGACAGCAAACAGTTTTGAGGTAATAGCACGGGAATGGTTTGGAGCCTTTCAGAACCAATGGACTCCCGGCCACGCCACCAAGCTCTTTAGCCGGCTGGAAAGGGAACTGTTCCCCTATATCGGGGCAATGCCGATTGAAGAGATTAAGGCCCCGGACGTGCTGAAGGTTCTGAAACGGATTGAATCACGAGGGATACTTGAGACCGCTCACCGGGTAAAGACGATCATCAGCCAGGTATTACGCTACGCCATAGCCCACGGACACCGGGCAGACCGTGATTGTACAGCAGACTTAAGGGGAGCATTACCCCCGGCAAGAGCAAAGCACTTCGGGGCACTGACAGACCCGAAAGAAGTTGCCCCCCTGTTAAGAGCCATAGACAGCTTTCAGGGAAGTTTTGTAGTCAAGTGCGCCTTACAGCTTTCCCCTATGCTGTTCTGCCGCCCTGGGGAACTACGGGGCATGGAGTGGGCAGAGCTTAACCTTGATTCTGCCGAATGGAACATACCCGTTGAAAGAATGAAGCTGAAGAACCAGACCAAGCAAGACCGCAAGGGGCAGTTCCACCTTGTCCCCCTCTCCTCTCAAGCCGTCCAGATACTTCGAGAGCTGCACCCCCTGACTGGACACAGCAAATATGTTTTCCCCTGCCACCGCACCCCATTACGACCTATGAGTGAAAACGCCATTACTGCAGCCTTGCGCCGTCTTGGGTATACCGGAAGCGAAATGACCGGTCACGGATTCAGGGCAACCGCCCGAACCATTCTGGATGAAGTATTAGGGTTCCGGCCTGACATAATTGAACACCAGCTAGCCCACGCGGTAAGGGATGCAAACGGCAGGGCCTACAATCGAACCTCTTTCCTTAAAGATCGGCGTCAGATGATGCAGCAATGGGCTGACTACCTGGACGGATTAAAGGCCGGGGCGAAGGTTATTTCGATCAGACAGGTGGTGTAA
- a CDS encoding SPOR domain-containing protein, whose amino-acid sequence MRIDYSEPRQSYGSSSSSSGGSPRKADRSSSGSLLLWCILAGVIFFTGFGTGWFFSQKATKKAFRAAMEQQSLESTLKDGKKPADQPAQQPPQASATPPTVTATGQTAQQASPSGQVPLSFFESLPKGQKQTVLGSGINEKPKPAAPSAPQPPQAAGAAAKAPDSKTAGSGFLVQVASFTNAKEAESAKAKLAAKGYSATVAETNLNDKGTWYRVRIGRHLDKEAASEIASRVGGGAKVLPDQE is encoded by the coding sequence ATGCGGATCGACTATAGTGAGCCACGGCAATCCTACGGCTCCAGCAGTTCAAGCAGTGGCGGCAGTCCACGCAAGGCAGACAGATCATCCTCCGGCAGCCTGCTGTTATGGTGCATTCTTGCAGGAGTCATATTTTTCACCGGTTTTGGCACCGGCTGGTTTTTTTCACAAAAAGCCACCAAAAAGGCATTCAGGGCCGCCATGGAGCAACAGAGCCTTGAGTCCACTTTAAAGGACGGAAAAAAACCGGCGGATCAACCGGCACAACAACCGCCCCAGGCCAGTGCGACACCACCCACTGTGACAGCAACAGGACAAACAGCTCAACAGGCATCACCCTCTGGGCAGGTACCGCTTTCCTTCTTTGAAAGTCTGCCCAAAGGTCAAAAGCAGACAGTGCTTGGCAGCGGTATCAATGAAAAACCAAAACCTGCAGCCCCCTCTGCCCCGCAACCACCTCAGGCAGCAGGAGCTGCAGCCAAAGCGCCCGACAGCAAGACTGCAGGCTCCGGTTTTCTGGTCCAGGTAGCCTCCTTCACCAACGCAAAGGAGGCAGAAAGCGCCAAGGCAAAACTTGCTGCCAAGGGCTACAGCGCCACGGTTGCAGAAACCAATCTGAACGATAAAGGCACCTGGTACCGCGTCCGTATCGGCCGCCACCTTGATAAAGAAGCCGCATCCGAGATCGCCAGCCGGGTAGGCGGCGGCGCAAAAGTGCTGCCCGATCAGGAATAA